The window TCTGCCGCTCCACATAGGCGACGACATAGGGCAACCGCTTGCCGTCGAAGGTCATCGCGCCGTACTCCTCGGCCCAATGCAGCGGCTCCTCGGGCGAGCGCTTGTTGAACTTGGTTGCGGCGGCGGCCTTCACCTGACTCACGAACGAGGCCACGGGCACGCGCGGCGAGATGCCGGCGACCAGATGGACGTGATCGGCCGTGCCATTGAGGGCAAAGACCGCGCCGCCCAGCTCGACCGCCTTCCAACGGATCGCATCGAGCACGACCGGCTCGGCGGCCGCGGTCACTGTCGCCTCGCGCCGCCGGGTGGCCCAGACAAGATGGTAGTACAGTTGGCAATAAGGCATGATGTGCTCCATATGGTGGCGGCGCGTTGGCGATTGGAAACGCGCCTTCGGAATGGCGCGATTATACGCTTTGCCGGTCATGGAGCGCACGTCTATCATTGGTCGCGACGGAGAATGACGATGACCAAATGCTTGCGGCAACGACCAACCGACCGCGGCCCGAATTGGCTGCGCCAGAGCATCGGCGCGACTATTTTGGCCTTGGGCTGTCTATTGGCCTTGTCCGGTTGCAGCGCGGCCGATCCTCTGCCAACCGTCGTCCCGACCGTTCAGCCGGCCGTCCTGACGCCCATCGTTGCCCCCACACTTCCACCCACGCCGCCACCCACGCCGCGCCCCTCGGCCACGCCTGCCCCCAGCCCAACCCCCTGCCAGTTCCCCCTCCAACCGGCGCTGGCCGACGCCTGGAGTGCCGATGAGCTAGGCTGCCCCATCACTTCCGGCGCGGCGGCCATCAATACCGCCTACGCGCCCTTTGAGGGCGGGCAGATGCTGTGGCGCGGCGACACCGACAACATCTACGTGCTGTTCAACGACGGCCGCTGGGCGAGCTACCGCAATACCTGGCGCGAGGACGATCCCGAGTACACCTGCGGCGAGAGGAACAGCCCACCCACGCCCGTGCGCGGCTTCGGCCGGGTCTGGTGCGAGCAGCCCGGCGTGCGCGAGACGCTGGGGGCGGTCACGGCGGCCGAAATTGGCGACGACGGATCGGCCGTGCAGGATTTCGTCAATGGCGCCATCCTGGCCGCGCCGTTCGGTGGCCTGTTCGTTTTTGAGGGCGAAGATGGGACGTGGCGGTTGGTAGAAGTTTTACCGTAGCGTGTGCCTGGGTTCGCCGGCAACAACTTCTTGCCAGTATCAACCGCATAAGGGATGATTGACGCATGATCCACCCCGGCCAACAGATCGAAAATTACCGCATCGACGGCGTCATCGGCGAGGGCGGCATGGGTACTATCTACCGCGCCACCGATGCCAACCTGATGCGGCCGGTGGCGGTCAAGGTGATGCACGGCGAACTGGCCGACGACCCCGCCTTCCAGGGGCGCTTTCTGACCGAGGCCCGCGCCGCCGCCCGCCTCGATCATCCGTCCATCGTGCGCGTCTACCACTTCGGCCGCCAGAGTGGGCTGCTCTACATCGTCATGGAGCTAGTCGATGGGCTGAGTCTGGGGGCCTATCTACGTCAACTGGCCAAGGTCAATCAGGTGGTGCGGCTGGAAGAGACGCTGGCCCTCATCGCCCAGGCCGCCGACGCCCTCGGCTATGCCCACCGCCAGGGGGTCATCCACCGCGACGTGAAGCCCGACAACATCCTCGTCAAGCGGCTGGAGCGGCCGGATCGCCCCGGCGACCCACCGCTGCGGGCGATGGTCACCGACTTCGGCCTGGCCAAGCTGCTGGAGACGGAGGCCGATACGCAAGCCGGGCTGCTGATGGGCACGCTGCCCTATATGTCGCCGGAGCAGGTGCTCGACCGGCCGACCGACGGCCGCTCCGACATCTACTCACTGGGCGTCGTGCTCTACCAGTTGGCGACGGGCCAATTGCCGCTTGATATTCGCTCACCGGAGCGGGCATTGGCCGCCCACCAGTACGAGGAAATCGCCGCGCCGCGCACGGTTCATGCCGGTGTGCCCGTGGCCGTCGAGGCGGTTATCCTGCGCGCGCTGGCCCGCCGGGTGGAAAACCGCTACCAGACAGCCGAGGAATTGGCCGCCGATCTGCGGCGCGCCGGCG is drawn from Candidatus Promineifilum breve and contains these coding sequences:
- the tnpA gene encoding IS200/IS605 family transposase, with product MTGKAYNRAIPKARFQSPTRRHHMEHIMPYCQLYYHLVWATRRREATVTAAAEPVVLDAIRWKAVELGGAVFALNGTADHVHLVAGISPRVPVASFVSQVKAAAATKFNKRSPEEPLHWAEEYGAMTFDGKRLPYVVAYVERQKEHHAAGTVIAVLERTDEQVGGGVVREPMAGYNESGETVWWEEMMGME
- a CDS encoding serine/threonine-protein kinase, whose translation is MIHPGQQIENYRIDGVIGEGGMGTIYRATDANLMRPVAVKVMHGELADDPAFQGRFLTEARAAARLDHPSIVRVYHFGRQSGLLYIVMELVDGLSLGAYLRQLAKVNQVVRLEETLALIAQAADALGYAHRQGVIHRDVKPDNILVKRLERPDRPGDPPLRAMVTDFGLAKLLETEADTQAGLLMGTLPYMSPEQVLDRPTDGRSDIYSLGVVLYQLATGQLPLDIRSPERALAAHQYEEIAAPRTVHAGVPVAVEAVILRALARRVENRYQTAEELAADLRRAGGGLGDEETQAFAEETDSAIVSMVTELPTPARRLEWDMRPRLLRGEGVCRVLLQNHTSTPQSAGLTVETPRGGLYVDAARKQINLAPRQRGMVDFYLQPIKQPFTGRVRTLPFVVRVTPTPAMGEAGPGMEGQVIATPQIPLWLSLLLVVLAVALCGLSVWALSALPFISRLLAG